In Candidatus Brocadia sp., the following proteins share a genomic window:
- a CDS encoding tetratricopeptide repeat protein, with product MDRKTLTEKRFKERYQHNHSKPGSGGIIKTYEKNKKQNNNISDVYANLGFACLTNENYAEALPYFQKVIDLEPNNQEALHNLGYIYEKMNRYGSAKQMYEQAIKLDPGNIELIINIAHNLELEGNYHGAVAYYKKAIERKPDAIVPRFCLAVLYDMHDMFDEALEEYNGVLEREPDSIKVLFNMVNLYLQLGDYKKSINSLKKILELDPNNIEAWNNLGSLYLDLKNYREATIAFQRALLLNPFHEETHLNLARIQYFQYCSNPKSLKKEEITQRLNFVMSMNPKNKKGQKLLNVVMKNGKKIQRNKLFD from the coding sequence ATGGACAGAAAAACTTTAACTGAAAAAAGATTTAAAGAAAGATATCAACACAATCATAGTAAACCAGGTTCAGGTGGGATTATAAAGACTTACGAAAAAAACAAAAAGCAGAACAACAACATTTCGGATGTTTATGCAAACCTTGGTTTTGCTTGTCTGACAAATGAAAATTATGCTGAAGCACTACCGTATTTTCAAAAAGTAATTGATTTAGAACCAAATAATCAGGAAGCACTTCATAATCTCGGCTACATTTATGAAAAAATGAACAGATACGGCAGTGCGAAACAAATGTATGAACAAGCAATAAAATTGGACCCGGGAAATATTGAGTTGATTATTAATATCGCTCATAATCTAGAACTGGAAGGTAACTATCATGGGGCAGTTGCATATTATAAAAAAGCCATTGAACGAAAACCGGACGCTATTGTCCCACGTTTTTGTTTAGCTGTTCTTTATGATATGCACGATATGTTTGATGAGGCATTAGAAGAATATAACGGTGTCTTAGAAAGAGAACCTGATTCCATAAAGGTCTTATTCAATATGGTGAATCTTTATCTCCAACTTGGTGATTATAAAAAATCTATTAATTCCTTAAAAAAAATATTGGAACTGGATCCAAATAACATTGAAGCATGGAATAATTTGGGTTCTCTTTATCTTGATTTAAAAAATTACCGGGAGGCAACTATTGCTTTCCAGCGAGCCCTTTTGCTTAATCCCTTTCACGAAGAAACTCATTTGAATCTTGCCAGAATACAGTATTTTCAATATTGTTCAAATCCAAAAAGTTTAAAGAAGGAAGAGATTACACAAAGACTCAACTTTGTTATGTCCATGAATCCAAAAAACAAGAAAGGGCAAAAGCTCTTAAACGTCGTAATGAAAAATGGTAAAAAAATTCAAAGAAACAAGTTGTTTGACTGA
- a CDS encoding DNA-binding protein, which produces MEKLCIVRRRKKSLQEVGKEVIHELMDNGSMCREKESSLENLSGENDNVLSFPLTPEQCGFVRSNNHIKSIINGTSHGFHLDMQDYENGHIIFKFCFDKVDIEKMLKTEHVCQMLQVSKSFLMKLVKEKEIRSYKMGRLRRFSLKDILEYLTEKIDHTA; this is translated from the coding sequence ATGGAAAAGTTATGTATTGTAAGGAGAAGGAAAAAGAGTCTTCAGGAAGTGGGAAAAGAGGTAATCCATGAGTTAATGGATAATGGTAGCATGTGCAGAGAAAAAGAGTCTTCATTAGAAAATTTGTCCGGAGAAAATGATAATGTCCTTTCCTTTCCTTTAACGCCTGAACAGTGCGGGTTTGTCAGATCAAACAATCATATTAAGTCTATAATAAATGGCACATCACATGGCTTTCATTTAGATATGCAAGATTATGAAAATGGTCATATTATCTTTAAATTTTGTTTTGACAAAGTAGATATAGAAAAAATGCTTAAGACGGAACATGTATGTCAAATGCTACAAGTCAGCAAAAGTTTTTTGATGAAGCTTGTAAAAGAAAAAGAGATTAGGAGTTATAAAATGGGCAGGCTGAGGCGTTTTTCACTGAAGGATATCCTTGAGTATCTCACGGAAAAGATAGACCACACGGCGTAA
- a CDS encoding DNA internalization-related competence protein ComEC/Rec2 gives MQRPVVFITLLLICGIYAGSLTKIPIYFTIGTGLLLWVFCFIFIYSYKFRIFFPPCLSIFFTVVSTAYYDSRTDFLPTNHVEYVLTTRKSLQRITGVIINPPVLLDKNTLNKRLLQVKSGQISRKSHYKISFTIRAEGIETASGWKEISGIMKVNLYPSEEEILKADNTSPIINKLVYGQRVTLFGYAFLPNPPDNPYEFDYKSYLQRQMPSVRCLMTVVNMNNIQIKDSYRNNWVYGFIYALNNSLNNTIYTYTFSNSAPLISSMLLGNRVDLPNETIDNFMKTGIIHFIAISGFNVGIVIFTVLLPLRFLGINQTLSTLIILFIVALYTFLTGLNPPVLRASIMAVVFFCSFLVHRQWDITCSIFTAIFFILIRNPSDLFNIGFQLSVLATMGIVYGSSKIEGTLFKTALFIETLQVKAERGRLFFLKKYLRKSFCVSLAAWLATLPLTAYYFHLFTPFISITNIIVFPLFWIIIVCGIVLLTLGMVCPPLASVSAWLASNADMVLESLVSNLASLPYSYFYVSGPSPAETIAYYLFIILLLYRNFLSIDLVKIAIFGLLSANILIFSGMLKFANRSLKITCLDVGHGSAIVIQFPTGKNILYDVGSWQNYDIGKNIVAPFLWGQHIKKIDLVIISHEHEDHFSGLSSIIERFQVKSVYSQQHLFSSEEGQRILTFLRKKRIRTAALSSGEVLKGFEPAVVKIIHPPFVSGITPTNDNSCVIKIEYHGYSVLLCADIEERGIGSILSKSSEIRADIIQVPHHGSSINNMEEFLNTVQPAYAFINSSDGITSLKTLDILQKHHIMVLQTHREGAITFNLDKNGITYSSFLNKALHIERRNPSIYNYNFEIP, from the coding sequence ATGCAGCGACCTGTTGTTTTTATCACCCTTTTGCTTATATGTGGCATTTACGCGGGGTCACTCACAAAGATTCCAATTTATTTTACCATTGGGACGGGTCTCCTCTTATGGGTGTTTTGCTTTATATTTATCTATTCATACAAATTTAGAATATTTTTTCCCCCGTGCTTGTCTATCTTTTTTACTGTGGTATCAACAGCATACTACGATTCCAGAACTGATTTTCTTCCCACCAACCATGTTGAATACGTTCTAACCACACGGAAATCTTTACAACGCATTACGGGAGTAATTATAAATCCGCCTGTTCTCTTAGATAAAAACACATTGAATAAACGATTGCTTCAGGTCAAATCAGGGCAAATTTCGAGAAAATCTCATTACAAAATCTCTTTTACAATCCGTGCTGAAGGAATAGAAACGGCATCAGGTTGGAAAGAGATATCCGGCATTATGAAAGTAAATTTGTATCCATCGGAAGAGGAAATTTTAAAGGCGGACAATACGTCGCCTATTATAAATAAGTTAGTCTACGGCCAAAGAGTGACACTTTTCGGGTATGCATTCCTGCCAAACCCTCCCGATAATCCATATGAATTTGATTATAAAAGCTACTTGCAAAGGCAGATGCCGTCAGTTCGCTGCTTAATGACGGTAGTAAATATGAATAATATACAGATCAAAGATTCGTATCGCAATAACTGGGTATACGGTTTTATCTACGCATTAAATAATTCACTGAACAACACGATCTACACATATACTTTTAGCAACAGTGCCCCGTTGATCAGCAGCATGTTACTGGGTAACAGGGTTGATCTCCCGAACGAAACGATTGATAATTTTATGAAAACGGGCATCATCCACTTCATTGCCATTAGTGGTTTTAACGTGGGAATCGTCATCTTTACCGTACTGTTACCGCTGCGCTTCTTGGGAATAAATCAAACCTTGTCAACGCTAATTATCCTGTTTATTGTTGCCTTATACACGTTTTTAACAGGACTGAATCCACCTGTACTTCGCGCCAGTATAATGGCAGTTGTTTTCTTCTGCAGTTTTTTAGTGCACAGGCAATGGGATATTACATGCAGTATCTTTACGGCCATATTTTTTATCCTTATCAGAAATCCATCCGATCTTTTCAATATTGGGTTTCAACTATCGGTGCTGGCAACGATGGGTATCGTCTACGGATCGTCAAAGATTGAAGGTACCTTGTTTAAAACTGCTTTGTTCATAGAAACGTTACAGGTAAAAGCTGAACGGGGACGATTGTTTTTCTTAAAAAAATATCTGCGGAAATCCTTCTGCGTTTCCCTTGCCGCATGGCTGGCAACCCTTCCCCTTACAGCGTATTATTTCCATCTTTTCACACCTTTCATCTCCATCACCAATATTATTGTGTTTCCGCTATTCTGGATTATCATAGTCTGCGGCATCGTATTATTAACACTGGGAATGGTATGCCCTCCCCTGGCATCTGTTTCGGCCTGGTTGGCATCAAACGCAGATATGGTACTAGAATCACTGGTGTCAAACCTTGCATCCTTACCGTATTCCTATTTCTATGTCAGCGGGCCTTCACCAGCAGAGACCATTGCATATTACCTGTTCATTATTCTGCTGCTCTATCGTAACTTTTTATCCATAGATCTTGTGAAAATCGCAATATTTGGACTGCTGAGCGCTAATATTTTGATTTTCTCAGGTATGCTTAAATTCGCAAATCGCTCTTTGAAGATCACATGCTTGGATGTGGGACATGGGAGTGCCATAGTTATTCAATTTCCCACCGGGAAAAATATTCTGTATGATGTAGGCTCATGGCAGAATTACGATATCGGGAAAAATATCGTAGCTCCATTTTTATGGGGTCAGCATATAAAAAAGATTGATCTGGTAATCATCTCCCATGAACACGAAGACCACTTTAGCGGTTTGTCGTCTATCATCGAAAGATTCCAGGTAAAATCCGTCTATTCACAGCAGCATCTGTTTTCGTCCGAAGAGGGGCAAAGAATACTCACTTTTCTCAGGAAAAAACGTATCCGTACCGCAGCCCTTTCTTCCGGAGAAGTCTTAAAGGGATTTGAACCCGCCGTAGTAAAGATAATACATCCGCCATTTGTCTCTGGCATTACCCCAACGAACGACAATTCTTGTGTTATCAAGATTGAATACCACGGTTACTCCGTACTTCTCTGTGCAGACATAGAAGAACGAGGGATTGGATCAATCCTATCAAAATCTTCGGAAATCAGGGCGGATATCATTCAAGTGCCTCATCATGGTTCCTCAATAAATAACATGGAAGAGTTTCTGAATACTGTACAACCTGCATACGCCTTTATCAATTCAAGCGATGGCATAACCTCCCTCAAGACGCTAGATATCCTGCAAAAACATCACATCATGGTTTTACAGACGCACCGGGAAGGGGCGATAACGTTCAACCTGGATAAAAACGGGATAACATACTCTTCTTTTTTGAATAAGGCTTTACATATAGAGCGAAGAAACCCTTCGATTTACAATTACAACTTTGAAATTCCTTAA
- the miaA gene encoding tRNA (adenosine(37)-N6)-dimethylallyltransferase MiaA, giving the protein MPLPIWILTGPTASGKTDIGLKIAENIDAEIVSADSMLVYRGMDIGTEKPSLAVRDKIPHHLIDIIEPWEEYSVGQYVKDFEVVTQRLYQQGKQFIVVGGTALYLKAIMDGLFEGPPADWEYRNSLKAVAMEKGPNYLHKMLADIDPETASKLHFNDQKRIIRALEVFKKTGQRISSFQTQFGHKNPKYDCIMVAIEYNRDILYKRIETRVDRMFERGLVNEVRTLLNNPLGLSKQASQALGYKEIIDFFNGKHTLSEVSDEIKQRTRRFAKRQMTWFRSFPNIHWINARTENDIVGLSEQFLTWYFTRKTGF; this is encoded by the coding sequence ATGCCTCTACCAATTTGGATACTTACCGGTCCCACAGCAAGCGGAAAGACAGACATTGGCTTAAAAATTGCCGAAAATATCGATGCAGAAATAGTCTCGGCTGATTCGATGCTTGTATATAGGGGTATGGACATCGGAACAGAAAAACCTTCCCTTGCCGTAAGAGATAAAATTCCTCATCATCTCATAGATATTATAGAACCCTGGGAAGAATATAGTGTAGGTCAGTATGTGAAAGATTTTGAAGTCGTTACACAACGTCTTTATCAACAAGGCAAGCAATTCATCGTTGTGGGCGGGACTGCCCTTTATTTAAAGGCTATTATGGATGGTTTATTTGAAGGTCCGCCCGCGGACTGGGAATATCGCAATTCCTTAAAGGCTGTTGCCATGGAAAAAGGCCCAAACTACCTGCATAAGATGCTTGCTGACATTGATCCCGAAACAGCCAGCAAGTTACATTTCAATGACCAGAAGAGGATTATCCGGGCGCTAGAGGTCTTTAAAAAGACGGGACAGCGCATCTCTTCTTTTCAAACCCAGTTCGGTCATAAAAATCCAAAATATGACTGTATAATGGTTGCGATCGAATACAATCGCGATATTTTATACAAGCGCATAGAAACACGCGTGGACCGCATGTTTGAGCGTGGTCTTGTGAATGAGGTTCGGACATTATTAAACAACCCTTTAGGATTAAGTAAACAGGCATCCCAGGCGCTTGGATATAAAGAAATTATTGACTTTTTCAATGGAAAGCACACCCTTTCAGAGGTTTCTGACGAGATCAAACAAAGAACACGTCGATTTGCGAAAAGACAGATGACTTGGTTTAGAAGCTTCCCGAATATCCACTGGATTAACGCAAGAACAGAAAATGACATTGTTGGGCTTTCTGAACAATTCCTTACTTGGTATTTTACCCGAAAAACGGGATTTTGA
- a CDS encoding AAA family ATPase — MYYEYWGLSKPPFDNVPDPTMYAECHASMESAIAETMFAIEEGEDCVAVIIGDVGLGKTTSLRIIIDSLQQGKYKIALITNPSTTFVQIMRETIGQLTGKQCEEKRKVDLLEIFNKLLFDTIDEGKKVLIFIDEANAISSANLENLRLLTNMQDDRRNLFTLVLAGQIELARRLEHPKLTNLFQRIGTYNRINKLQSEDLIRTYVETRLKLAGGTREIFKENSFKFLWEYSEHGVPRLINKICKLSLKAGETNKFNEIDAEVVRQIGERFQKMHSPATQKRITKKSSKEKIFSDITEEVTCISDANFIDRGNGKPVSVPEEDNHTKPVLSFKEKECNITENSKDGGEKELKPDIEPLDTRKLATVPTENNSRIQESSSEIEIEGSLVKIDFPSHIIQQAQFSTQENRTKLAGVMAAQTLKENPQLIKSPSADPVSVWCTIRDFVLSRITQEN; from the coding sequence ATGTATTATGAATATTGGGGACTTTCAAAACCGCCATTTGATAATGTTCCTGACCCAACAATGTATGCAGAATGTCATGCTTCTATGGAGAGTGCTATTGCGGAAACCATGTTTGCCATAGAAGAAGGGGAAGACTGTGTTGCTGTTATCATTGGAGATGTGGGTTTGGGTAAAACTACGTCTCTGAGAATTATTATTGATTCCTTGCAACAAGGGAAATATAAAATTGCATTAATTACTAATCCGAGTACTACTTTTGTTCAGATTATGAGAGAAACCATTGGCCAGCTAACTGGAAAGCAATGTGAAGAAAAGAGAAAAGTTGATTTGTTGGAAATCTTTAATAAGCTTTTATTTGACACGATTGATGAGGGGAAAAAAGTTCTCATATTTATTGATGAAGCAAATGCCATTTCATCTGCAAACCTTGAAAATCTGAGACTTCTTACCAATATGCAGGATGACCGGAGAAATTTATTTACGTTGGTTCTTGCGGGGCAGATTGAACTAGCCCGTCGATTAGAACATCCAAAACTAACCAACCTATTTCAGAGGATTGGGACGTACAACAGAATCAATAAGTTACAATCGGAGGATTTGATAAGGACATACGTGGAAACAAGGTTGAAACTTGCAGGAGGAACAAGGGAAATTTTTAAAGAAAATTCATTTAAATTCCTATGGGAATATTCAGAACACGGAGTACCCCGTCTTATCAATAAAATTTGTAAATTATCTTTAAAGGCGGGAGAAACAAATAAATTTAATGAAATCGACGCAGAAGTTGTTCGTCAGATTGGAGAACGTTTCCAGAAAATGCATAGTCCTGCGACCCAAAAGAGAATAACTAAGAAAAGTTCCAAAGAAAAAATATTTTCGGACATAACTGAAGAAGTCACATGTATTTCTGATGCTAATTTTATAGATCGAGGAAACGGAAAACCTGTATCAGTTCCTGAGGAAGATAACCATACAAAACCGGTATTATCTTTTAAAGAGAAAGAATGCAACATAACTGAGAATTCAAAAGACGGCGGAGAAAAAGAGTTAAAACCAGATATAGAACCGTTGGATACAAGAAAGTTAGCGACGGTCCCTACGGAAAATAATTCGAGGATACAAGAAAGTTCATCGGAAATAGAGATAGAAGGATCTCTGGTAAAAATAGATTTTCCCTCTCACATTATTCAGCAAGCTCAGTTTTCTACTCAGGAAAACCGTACGAAACTAGCCGGTGTTATGGCTGCACAAACTCTTAAAGAAAATCCACAATTAATAAAATCCCCTTCAGCGGATCCTGTTTCTGTATGGTGCACTATCAGAGATTTTGTATTGAGCAGGATAACACAGGAAAATTGA